DNA sequence from the Amycolatopsis sp. Hca4 genome:
GCTCATCGTGTGGGGCCGCCAGAACCCGTTCGGCGAGGTCCCGGAGGCGACGAAGATGCACGAGAACATCCCCGGCTCGCAGCTGGAGCTGTTCGAGGAGTGCGGGCACTGGCCACAGCACGAGCAGGCCGCCCGCTACAACCCGCTGAGCGTCGGGTTCATCCGCAAGGCCGCCGCGTGAGGGCCGCGCGGTTCCACACCTGGGGCTCGGCCCCGGTCGTGGACGACGTCCCCGAGCCGACGCGGGCCGAGGGCGAGGTGCTGGTCGACGTCGAGGCGGCCGCGGTGGCCCACCTGGACGCCACCGTCGCCGGCGGCACCTTCAACCTCAAGCCGCCCCTGCCCTACGCCGGCGGCGTGGAAGGGGCGGGGATCGTCGTCGAGGCGGACGCGGATTCCGGCCTCGCGCCGGGCGACCAGGTGATGCTGCGCGGTGCCGGGCTGGGCCTGCTGCGTGACGGGACCTGGACCGAGCGGCTGAGCGTGCCGGCCAAGGCCGCGAACAAACTGGACGCCCCGCTGCCGCCCGAGGTCGCGGCGACGTTCTACGTGCCCGCGACGACCGCGTACGTGGTCCTGCACGACGTGGCCCGGCTCGCCGCGGACGAGGAGGTGATCGTCGTCGGCGCCGCCGGCGCGGTCGGCTCCATGGTCGCCCAGCAGGCTGTGCTCGCCGGGGCGAAGGTCACCGGGATCGTCGGCCGCGCGGAGCAGCTCGCCGACGTCCCGGACGGCGTCACCGGCGTCTGCCTCGACGCCACCGAGGACATCGAGCGGCTCGCCGCGGACCGGCCCGCGTCCCTGCTGGTCGACACGCTCGGCGGCGACGGACTGGTGGCCCGGACCCGCTGGGTGCGGCCGGGCGGGCGCGCGGCGGTGATCGGGTACGTGACCGGCACCGAAGTGCGCGTCGACCTGCCGTCCTGGCTCCTCGACGACGTCGCGCTGCTGCCGGTCAACATGATCCGGCAGGAACGCCGGGCCCGCGAAATCGCCGGTGACCTGGTCAAGAAGCTGTCCGCGGGCGAGCTGTCGCTGGCCGTGCAGAAGTACGCCTTCGCCGACGCGGCGCTCGCGCTGGAGGACCTGCGGGCCGGGCGGGTCCGCGGCCGCGCGGTGCTCGTCCCGTAGCCGGTTCGGTGGGCGGACCGGTCCGTTGGCCGGACCGGTTCCGCTCACCGAACCTGATCCCATGGAAGCGAACAGCGTCCTCGGCAAGGTCCAGCTCATCCTCGAGGCCTTCGGCCCCGACGACGAGCACCTGAGCCTCACCGAACTGGCCCGGCGTTCCGGCGTCGCGAAGGCGTCGGTGCACCGCCTGGCGCAGGAGCTGCTGGCCTGGGGCGTCCTCGAACGGCGCGGCAGCGACTACTGGCTCGGCATCCGCCTGTTCGAGATCGGCCAGCGGGTGCCCCGCCAGCGCATCCTGCGCGACGCCGCCCGGCCGTACATGGAGGACCTCTACCAGGCCACCAACG
Encoded proteins:
- a CDS encoding zinc-binding dehydrogenase, which produces MRAARFHTWGSAPVVDDVPEPTRAEGEVLVDVEAAAVAHLDATVAGGTFNLKPPLPYAGGVEGAGIVVEADADSGLAPGDQVMLRGAGLGLLRDGTWTERLSVPAKAANKLDAPLPPEVAATFYVPATTAYVVLHDVARLAADEEVIVVGAAGAVGSMVAQQAVLAGAKVTGIVGRAEQLADVPDGVTGVCLDATEDIERLAADRPASLLVDTLGGDGLVARTRWVRPGGRAAVIGYVTGTEVRVDLPSWLLDDVALLPVNMIRQERRAREIAGDLVKKLSAGELSLAVQKYAFADAALALEDLRAGRVRGRAVLVP